GCCGGCTCCAACAACACGACCATCGACAAGACGTCGTCGTTCCTGCCGGCGGACAACCCGCTGCCGGAGGCCAGCCCCTACGGCCGCACCCTGCACTTCGGCATCCGCGAGCACTCCATGGCCGCGGAGATGAACGGCATCACCCTGCACGGCAACACCCGTGTCTACGGCGGCACCTTCCTGGTGTTCTCCGACTACATGCGCAACGCCGTACGCCTGTCCGCGCTGATGCACCTGCCGGTGACGTACGTGTGGACGCACGACTCCATCGGCCTCGGCGAGGACGGCCCGACCCACCAGCCGGTCGAGCACCTCGCGTCGCTGCGCGCCATCCCCGGCCTCAACGTCGTGCGTCCGGCCGACGCCAACGAGACCGCGATCGCCTGGCGCGAGATCCTCAAGCGCTGGACCAAGGAGTACGGCAAGGGCGCCCCGCACGGGCTGGCTCTCACGCGTCAGGGCGTGCCGACGTACGAGCCCAACGACGACGCCGCCAAGGGCGGTTACGTCCTGTTCGAGGCGGAGGGCGGCGAGGCCCAGGTCGTTCTGATCGCCACCGGCTCCGAGGTGCACGTCGCCGTCGAGGCGCGCGAGGCGCTCCAGGCCGACGGGGTGCCGACGCGGGTCGTGTCCATGCCGTCCGTGGAGTGGTTCGAGGAGCAGGACCAGGGGTACCGGGACAGCGTTCTGCCGCCGCACGTGAAGGCGCGGGTCGCGGTCGAGGCCGGTATCGGTCTGACCTGGCACAAGTACGTGGGGGACGCCGGCCGCATCGTTTCCCTGGAGCACTTCGGTGCCTCCGCCGACGGCAAGGTGCTCTTCCAGGAGTACGGCTTCACCGCCGAGAACGTGGCCGCCCAGGCCCGGGAATCCCTCGCCGCCGCCCAGCGCTGACGCCCGTATACGACACGTAGGAGATGTAATTCCATGACAGACGCACTCAAGCGCCTCTCCGAAGAAGGCGTCGCGATCTGGCTGGACGACCTGTCGCGCAAGCGGATCACGTCCGGCAACCTCGCCGAACTGATCGACCAGCAGCACGTCGTGGGCGTCACCACCAACCCGACGATCTTCCAGAAGGCGATCTCCGAGGGCGACGGCTACGACCAGCAGCTGTCCGACCTCGCCGCCCGCAAGGTCACCGTCGAAGAGGCCATCCGCATGATCACGACGGCGGACGTCCGCGACGCCGCCGACATCCTGCGCCCGGTCTTCGACGCCACCGACGGCCAGGACGGCCGCGTGTCGATCGAGGTCGACCCGCGTCTCGCCCACAACACCAAGGCGACCGTGGCCGAGGCCAAGCAGCTTGCCTGGCTGGTGGACCGGCCGAACACGCTCATCAAGATCCCGGCCACCGAGGCGGGCCTCCCGGCGATCACCGAGACCATCGGCCTCGGCATCAGTGTCAACGTCACGCTGATCTTCTCCCTGGAGCGCTACCGCAAGGTCATGGACGCCTACCTCTCCGGCCTGGAGAAGGCCAAGGAGCGCGGCCTGGACCTGTCGAAGATCCACTCCGTGGCGTCCTTCTTCGTCTCCCGCGTGGACACCGAGATCGACAAGCGGCTCGACGAGCTGGGCACCGACGAGGCCAAGGCGGTACGCGGCAAGGCCGCCGTCGCCAACGCGCGGCTGGCGTACCAGGCCTATGAGGAGGTCTTCTCCTCCGACCGCTGGCAGGCGCTGGAGAGGGCGGGCGCCCGCAAGCAGCGCCCGCTGTGGGCCTCCACCGGCGTGAAGGACAAGGCCTACAAGCCGACCCTGTACGTCGACGACCTGGTGGCGCCGAACACGGTGAACACCATGCCGGAGGCCACCCTGCACGCCACCGAGGAGAGCGGCTCCATCACCGGCAACACGGTCGCCGGGACGTACGAGCAGGCCCGCGCCGACATCGACGCCGTCGAGAAGCTCGGGATCTCCTACGACGAGGTCGTGCAGGTGCTGGAGGACGAGGGCGTCGAGAAGTTCGAGGCGTCCTGGAACGACCTGCTGAAGTCGACCGAGGCGGAGCTGGAGCGCCTCGCCCCCGCGGAGGGCTGAGACCTTGGCTCCACTTTCCGGTTCCGGAGCGAACCCGCTTCGTGACCCCGCGGACCGACGGCTCCCGCGTATCGCGGGGCCGTCGGGCCTGGTCATCTTCGGCGTCACCGGCGACCTGTCGCGCAAGAAGCTGATGCCCGCCGTGTACGACCTCGCCAACCGGGGTCTGCTGCCGCCGGGCTTCTCGCTGGTGGGCTTCGCCCGCCGCGAGTGGGAGAACGAGGACTTCGCCGCCGAGGTCCACGACGCAGTCAA
Above is a genomic segment from Streptomyces sp. SLBN-31 containing:
- the tal gene encoding transaldolase — its product is MTDALKRLSEEGVAIWLDDLSRKRITSGNLAELIDQQHVVGVTTNPTIFQKAISEGDGYDQQLSDLAARKVTVEEAIRMITTADVRDAADILRPVFDATDGQDGRVSIEVDPRLAHNTKATVAEAKQLAWLVDRPNTLIKIPATEAGLPAITETIGLGISVNVTLIFSLERYRKVMDAYLSGLEKAKERGLDLSKIHSVASFFVSRVDTEIDKRLDELGTDEAKAVRGKAAVANARLAYQAYEEVFSSDRWQALERAGARKQRPLWASTGVKDKAYKPTLYVDDLVAPNTVNTMPEATLHATEESGSITGNTVAGTYEQARADIDAVEKLGISYDEVVQVLEDEGVEKFEASWNDLLKSTEAELERLAPAEG